One Microlunatus soli genomic window carries:
- a CDS encoding carbohydrate ABC transporter permease, with protein sequence MTTQQQTFRTAQRVGDRPRPGRRRRRRGGATPYLFIAPFMLIFLAMLVVPLIFAGYLSLFTTKLATGTEFVGLVNYAEALTDPAFLGGVGRMIHYLLVQVPVMLVLSMVAALVLDSGLLRFPKLFRILIFIPFAVPAVVGAVMWGYLYGAHVGPFAQLAQAIGWPAPGFLTRGGIVYSIANIAVWEFVGYNMIIFYAALKAIPPVLYEAAAIDGAGPIRTALYVKVPQLLPALFLTALFSLIGSFQLFNEPNVLTPLAPTAIGRDWTPNLYAYNLAFVDQRVEYASAISFVLGAVIAVASIVFMLITTRLRRRTA encoded by the coding sequence ATGACGACACAGCAACAGACCTTCCGGACCGCCCAGCGGGTGGGAGACCGGCCACGACCGGGCCGGCGACGGCGCCGCCGCGGCGGCGCGACACCGTACCTGTTCATCGCGCCGTTCATGTTGATCTTCCTCGCCATGTTGGTGGTGCCGTTGATCTTCGCCGGCTATCTGAGTCTGTTCACCACCAAGCTGGCGACCGGCACCGAGTTCGTCGGGCTGGTCAACTATGCCGAGGCCCTGACCGATCCAGCCTTCCTGGGTGGAGTCGGCCGGATGATCCACTACCTGCTGGTCCAGGTCCCGGTGATGCTGGTGCTGTCGATGGTCGCCGCGCTGGTGTTGGACAGTGGCCTGTTGAGGTTCCCGAAGCTCTTCCGGATCCTGATCTTCATCCCGTTCGCTGTTCCCGCCGTCGTCGGCGCCGTGATGTGGGGCTACCTGTACGGCGCGCATGTCGGTCCGTTCGCTCAACTGGCCCAGGCCATCGGCTGGCCGGCACCGGGATTCCTCACCCGTGGTGGGATCGTCTACTCGATCGCCAACATCGCGGTCTGGGAGTTCGTCGGCTACAACATGATCATCTTCTATGCCGCCTTGAAGGCGATCCCACCGGTCCTCTACGAGGCGGCGGCCATCGACGGAGCCGGACCGATCCGGACCGCGTTGTACGTCAAGGTGCCCCAGCTGCTGCCGGCGCTGTTCCTCACCGCACTGTTCTCTCTGATCGGCTCGTTCCAGTTGTTCAACGAGCCGAATGTGCTCACCCCGCTGGCACCGACGGCGATCGGCCGGGACTGGACACCCAATCTGTACGCCTACAACCTTGCCTTCGTCGATCAGCGGGTCGAGTACGCCTCGGCGATCTCGTTCGTGCTCGGTGCGGTGATCGCCGTTGCCTCGATCGTCTTCATGTTGATCACGACCCGGCTCCGGAGGAGGACCGCATGA
- a CDS encoding sugar-binding transcriptional regulator has product MASGEQRALVRAAVLYYREGYTQAEVARHLGVSRATAGRFLQRARDAGVVRIEIVSPVARQVDTELRLEQLYGLEEAVVLESANPAGHPGVELGQGCAELLERRLGSNSVLGLGWQSDPRDPISHLARFLKESGKPGSVPTTVTVAQLAGALPSRGNRRNPSREVSDVADVLGAREYLIPAPLFVDDPDTTRRLLADSGIRAAIDAAARSDVCLFGVGEVTEATPLYVNGYLSDEDLAELSARGAVGDIAGRFYDADGRPVPGALAERTVGVTLEALARAPMRIATAAGASRVEPLRAAFTGGLANAVVTDVPTAEGLLAAGTPQN; this is encoded by the coding sequence ATGGCAAGTGGCGAGCAGCGAGCGCTGGTTCGCGCCGCGGTGTTGTATTACCGCGAGGGATACACCCAGGCGGAGGTTGCCCGGCACCTCGGCGTCTCCCGTGCCACCGCGGGGCGGTTTCTGCAGCGTGCCCGGGATGCCGGGGTCGTGCGGATCGAGATCGTCTCGCCGGTCGCGCGGCAGGTGGACACCGAGCTGCGGCTCGAACAGCTGTACGGGCTTGAAGAAGCCGTCGTCCTGGAGTCGGCGAATCCGGCCGGACACCCCGGTGTCGAACTCGGCCAAGGATGCGCCGAGCTGCTGGAGCGCCGGCTCGGGTCGAACTCGGTGCTGGGACTCGGCTGGCAGTCCGACCCGCGGGATCCGATCTCGCACCTTGCCCGGTTCCTCAAGGAGTCGGGCAAGCCCGGCAGCGTTCCGACGACGGTGACGGTCGCGCAGCTGGCCGGGGCGCTGCCGTCGCGGGGCAACCGGCGCAATCCGAGCCGCGAGGTGTCCGATGTCGCCGATGTCTTGGGTGCTCGGGAGTATCTGATTCCGGCTCCGTTGTTCGTCGACGACCCGGACACGACCCGCCGGCTGCTCGCCGACAGCGGCATCAGAGCGGCGATCGATGCCGCGGCCCGCTCCGATGTCTGTCTGTTCGGTGTGGGTGAGGTCACGGAGGCGACGCCGCTCTATGTCAACGGTTATCTCAGTGACGAGGATCTTGCCGAGCTGAGCGCACGGGGTGCTGTCGGGGACATCGCGGGCCGGTTCTATGACGCCGATGGCCGCCCCGTTCCTGGCGCTCTGGCCGAGCGGACCGTCGGCGTGACGCTGGAGGCTCTGGCGCGAGCGCCGATGCGAATCGCAACGGCGGCTGGTGCCTCCCGAGTCGAACCGTTGCGTGCCGCTTTCACTGGCGGACTGGCCAATGCTGTGGTGACCGATGTCCCCACGGCTGAGGGCCTGCTGGCCGCCGGCACCCCACAGAACTGA
- a CDS encoding ABC transporter substrate-binding protein: MSPLPPIPAPAGSRLSRRALIGGLAGLAAAGAAGCTPDVYGRRDHPPQPTDPVDMEEELQKPAKITFWAWTPGIDTQVELFQKRYPQIEVELVNAGQGPAQYQKLRTALSGGGAPDAAQIEFAYLPSFMITRDLLDLTPYGAREIKDDFVDFAWNQVAVNDGVYAIPQDSGPMGMLYRSDVFDKYGLTVPVTWDDFAEQAERLRSQTKGVSMTNLLPNDSMSALGMMQQAGSEPFSIASQTTIGLKLDDAGARKWADYWTPLLQEGLISADPGSNNDWYQAMASGRYATYIAAAWGPAYLQGSAASSAGKWRAARLPQWAPDQDVAGNWGGSTTAVMAGSKYPAAAAGFAEFINHDPECARLFASKQLLFPVLKSLLADPSFTQQEVDFYGGQKVFDLFSKISDTVPHEYQWNPFMAFVNTEFNQVLGGAISARTDLVDALRTLQDDVLTYAHKQGFTVES, translated from the coding sequence ATGAGTCCACTTCCTCCGATACCGGCGCCTGCCGGGTCTCGGCTCAGTCGCCGAGCGTTGATCGGTGGCCTGGCAGGATTGGCTGCCGCCGGCGCCGCCGGTTGCACCCCTGACGTCTATGGGCGCCGTGATCATCCGCCCCAGCCCACCGATCCGGTGGACATGGAGGAGGAGCTGCAGAAGCCGGCCAAGATCACCTTCTGGGCGTGGACCCCGGGCATCGATACCCAGGTGGAACTGTTCCAGAAGCGCTATCCACAGATCGAGGTCGAGCTGGTCAACGCCGGGCAGGGCCCCGCCCAGTACCAGAAGCTCAGGACTGCGCTCAGCGGGGGAGGTGCGCCCGACGCGGCGCAGATCGAATTCGCCTACCTGCCGTCCTTCATGATCACCCGGGATCTGCTCGACCTGACCCCGTACGGGGCGCGTGAGATCAAGGACGACTTCGTCGACTTCGCCTGGAATCAGGTCGCCGTCAATGATGGGGTGTACGCGATTCCACAGGACTCCGGGCCGATGGGGATGCTGTATCGATCAGATGTCTTCGACAAGTACGGTCTGACCGTCCCGGTGACCTGGGACGACTTCGCCGAACAGGCCGAGCGACTGCGGTCGCAGACCAAGGGCGTCTCGATGACGAACCTGCTGCCGAACGATTCGATGTCGGCGCTCGGGATGATGCAACAGGCCGGATCGGAACCGTTCTCGATCGCCTCACAGACCACGATCGGGCTGAAGCTCGACGACGCCGGCGCCCGAAAGTGGGCAGACTACTGGACGCCGTTGCTGCAAGAGGGTTTGATCTCCGCCGATCCCGGGAGCAACAACGACTGGTACCAGGCGATGGCGAGCGGCCGCTATGCAACCTATATCGCGGCCGCCTGGGGACCCGCCTATCTGCAAGGCTCCGCGGCCAGCAGCGCCGGCAAGTGGCGAGCCGCGCGACTACCGCAATGGGCGCCGGACCAGGATGTGGCCGGCAACTGGGGAGGGTCGACGACGGCCGTGATGGCCGGCTCGAAGTATCCGGCCGCAGCCGCAGGCTTCGCCGAATTCATCAATCACGATCCCGAGTGCGCGCGGCTCTTCGCCAGCAAACAGCTGCTGTTCCCGGTGTTGAAGTCGTTGCTCGCCGACCCGTCCTTCACCCAGCAGGAGGTGGACTTCTACGGCGGCCAGAAGGTGTTCGATCTGTTTTCCAAGATCTCCGACACGGTTCCGCACGAGTACCAGTGGAATCCGTTCATGGCTTTTGTGAACACCGAGTTCAACCAGGTCCTCGGCGGCGCGATCAGTGCGCGCACCGATCTCGTCGATGCACTGCGCACGCTGCAGGACGACGTCTTGACCTATGCACACAAGCAGGGATTCACGGTCGAATCATGA
- a CDS encoding ATP-binding cassette domain-containing protein, whose amino-acid sequence MATAQQDGGLASTAVDHGSVVAALRDVTVAFAETTVLHGVDLDLHRGQVHAIVGQNGAGKSTLVKALIGVNRLRDGEILVDGRPRQWRGPQDARAAGLEIVFQDQPLAAHLTVQENMFLGREPIAAGVLLDRSRMRRTVVEVLEEIGAECGPDDLVDDLTPTQRVQISIAAALAASPKVLILDEPTAALGAKESEPVFALIKAATRRGVAVLYISHRLKEITTLADQVTVLRDGRRVLSSPAHELSTDAMITAMVGDRLETLFPERTAPLGEPLLTVDSLRSDPLVTDVSFTVRAGEVVGLAGLVGSGSGEIVGALFGDRPAAGDVRIDGRPALGGSPRAAVRHGFAMVPPERRTEAVFAGLSLRDNIAAASLEAHSRLGIMRPKAEVDTARSVVDRFQVVAHGLNQDFATLSGGNQQKAIVGRWMARGGRVYLVSEPTAGVDVGARIEIYRHLGGLAESGAAVLVSSTDFEELVGLCDRILVVRDGRIADDVAADEVDVEQLTALAAGPVPPSSGELTGDVDDRRSVTEPAQHRRSGSDGTRSTPVGARVRQVSVPAAMLVVLALLVIGAPNLLTGGSILDVLTQAATPALLAVALAVALGSGAFDLSIGATAQLTANLSAVAVVAGVPPAVAVVLGVLVGALVGLINGTVAGVLRVPSFVATLGMLFLLVGITLAVNGGLTVPIPRSSGFLLLGQGWLAHSVPVIVLAAVAAVAVVTLIWRRAVLGLRLRAVGDDAAVAGLRGVPVRRTALAGLLISGALSGLAGVMIASYSSGSTANDNSLTLLVSALAAAFLGASMTRGLLFDPALAAVGALFVTAVGVGLIANGLPDQLLTGAQGLALLFAVLVAVLRRRRLGQVAIF is encoded by the coding sequence ATGGCGACCGCCCAGCAGGACGGCGGACTGGCGTCGACCGCTGTCGATCATGGATCGGTTGTCGCCGCATTGCGCGACGTCACGGTCGCATTCGCCGAGACCACCGTGTTGCACGGTGTCGATCTCGACCTGCACCGTGGTCAGGTGCATGCAATCGTCGGGCAGAACGGTGCAGGCAAGTCGACACTGGTCAAGGCTCTGATCGGGGTCAACCGGCTGCGCGACGGCGAGATCCTGGTCGACGGCCGGCCCCGGCAATGGCGGGGTCCGCAGGACGCTCGCGCGGCCGGGCTGGAGATCGTCTTCCAGGACCAGCCGTTGGCCGCGCATCTGACGGTGCAGGAGAACATGTTCCTCGGCCGGGAGCCGATCGCGGCAGGCGTGCTGCTGGATCGCTCCCGGATGCGCCGCACGGTCGTCGAGGTGCTGGAGGAGATCGGCGCAGAATGTGGCCCCGACGATCTGGTCGATGATCTCACCCCGACCCAGCGAGTACAGATCTCGATCGCTGCTGCGCTGGCAGCATCGCCGAAGGTGCTGATCCTTGATGAGCCGACCGCAGCCCTGGGCGCCAAGGAGAGCGAGCCGGTCTTCGCGCTGATCAAGGCCGCGACCCGTCGTGGCGTCGCGGTGCTGTACATCTCCCATCGGCTCAAGGAGATCACCACACTCGCCGATCAGGTCACGGTGCTGCGTGACGGACGCCGCGTGCTGTCCTCGCCGGCCCACGAGCTGAGCACCGATGCCATGATCACAGCCATGGTCGGGGACCGGCTCGAGACGCTGTTCCCCGAGCGGACGGCGCCGTTGGGGGAGCCCTTGTTGACAGTGGATTCGCTACGATCGGACCCACTGGTGACCGATGTCAGCTTCACCGTCCGCGCCGGCGAGGTCGTGGGCCTGGCTGGCCTGGTGGGGTCCGGCAGCGGCGAGATCGTCGGCGCCCTCTTCGGCGATCGCCCGGCGGCCGGCGACGTCCGGATCGATGGGCGTCCGGCGCTGGGCGGTTCGCCCCGAGCTGCCGTCCGTCACGGGTTCGCGATGGTTCCGCCCGAACGCCGGACCGAAGCGGTGTTTGCCGGGCTGAGCCTGCGGGACAACATCGCCGCCGCCAGTCTTGAGGCGCACAGCCGTCTGGGGATCATGCGGCCCAAGGCCGAGGTCGACACCGCGCGCAGCGTGGTCGACCGTTTCCAGGTGGTCGCCCATGGTCTCAACCAGGACTTCGCGACCCTGTCCGGCGGCAATCAACAGAAGGCGATCGTCGGTCGGTGGATGGCTCGCGGCGGTCGGGTGTATCTGGTCTCGGAGCCGACGGCAGGCGTCGATGTCGGTGCCCGCATCGAGATCTATCGACATCTCGGCGGACTGGCCGAGAGTGGCGCCGCGGTGCTCGTCTCGTCAACCGACTTCGAGGAACTCGTCGGACTGTGCGACCGGATCCTGGTCGTCCGTGACGGTCGGATCGCCGACGACGTCGCCGCGGACGAGGTCGATGTCGAGCAGCTCACCGCGCTCGCCGCCGGTCCGGTGCCGCCATCGTCGGGCGAGCTCACCGGCGACGTCGATGATCGCCGCTCGGTGACGGAGCCGGCGCAGCATCGTCGATCGGGATCGGACGGGACTCGTTCGACCCCGGTCGGTGCACGGGTCCGACAGGTGTCTGTGCCGGCGGCGATGCTGGTCGTGCTGGCATTGCTGGTGATCGGGGCCCCGAATCTCCTGACCGGCGGTTCGATCCTGGACGTTCTGACACAGGCAGCTACGCCGGCATTGCTCGCCGTAGCGCTCGCCGTTGCCTTGGGGTCGGGTGCCTTCGACCTGTCGATCGGTGCGACCGCGCAACTTACGGCGAACCTCTCCGCGGTCGCCGTCGTGGCAGGAGTGCCTCCGGCCGTCGCGGTGGTGCTGGGGGTTCTGGTCGGTGCCCTTGTCGGGTTGATCAACGGGACGGTCGCCGGGGTGCTGCGGGTGCCGTCGTTCGTCGCGACCCTCGGGATGCTCTTCCTGCTCGTCGGGATCACGCTGGCTGTCAACGGCGGACTCACGGTCCCGATCCCGCGCAGTTCCGGCTTCCTGCTCCTGGGCCAGGGGTGGCTCGCTCACAGCGTTCCGGTGATCGTCCTGGCCGCCGTAGCCGCGGTTGCCGTGGTGACCCTGATCTGGCGAAGGGCAGTTCTCGGACTCCGGCTCCGTGCGGTGGGCGACGACGCCGCAGTCGCCGGATTGCGCGGGGTCCCGGTGCGACGAACGGCGCTGGCCGGGCTGCTGATCAGTGGCGCGCTGAGCGGGCTCGCCGGTGTCATGATCGCTTCGTACAGCAGTGGGTCGACGGCCAACGACAATTCCTTGACGCTGCTGGTGTCTGCCCTCGCGGCGGCGTTCCTCGGGGCATCGATGACCAGAGGGTTGTTGTTCGATCCGGCCTTGGCCGCTGTCGGCGCACTCTTCGTGACGGCTGTCGGCGTCGGGTTGATCGCCAACGGCCTTCCGGACCAGCTTCTCACCGGTGCGCAGGGCCTCGCACTGCTGTTCGCCGTGCTGGTCGCGGTGCTCCGCCGGCGACGATTGGGACAGGTGGCGATCTTCTGA
- a CDS encoding sugar ABC transporter substrate-binding protein, giving the protein MFRPNRWIALALAGLCLVVAGCSLNGPISSPSSAPPPAAESGKVTAPRSGGKLKVGIASREITNDYNRDIIAGAAAVFKKHGASVVTTNGGGDETTHENNIRNLINSGVDAIFIQLGDPESLAPIVQQAERRGITVVTAGIGSAIKGAVTDVGGDEMLMAEMVARALLGAMDYQGDLYAFWVPGAPLLETRLRVLKAVVADYPQVRLHLEPTDHSPAKVQSQMQAVLTAHPKQGSISGVWGAYDQMTSGAVQAIQQANRPEIKVASIDGDRTTFSMLYARNSPFVATVVQNAQRIGSLGATAALDARRGEKPPKATFTTAWVATRNNGIAAAEERYGPSIWKRIRLDPDDIRRRWPQDQQVVVQQPVVPSDEGR; this is encoded by the coding sequence GTGTTCAGACCCAACCGGTGGATCGCCCTGGCGTTGGCCGGCCTCTGTCTCGTTGTTGCCGGGTGCTCGCTCAACGGTCCGATCTCGAGTCCGTCGTCGGCCCCGCCACCCGCTGCCGAATCCGGGAAGGTGACCGCACCGCGGTCCGGCGGCAAGCTGAAGGTGGGCATTGCCTCGCGCGAGATCACCAACGACTACAACCGCGACATCATCGCCGGTGCCGCAGCGGTGTTCAAGAAGCACGGCGCGTCGGTCGTCACCACCAACGGCGGTGGGGACGAGACGACGCACGAGAACAACATCCGCAACCTGATCAATTCCGGCGTCGATGCGATCTTCATCCAGCTGGGCGACCCGGAGTCGCTGGCGCCGATCGTCCAGCAGGCCGAGCGACGTGGCATCACTGTCGTGACCGCGGGAATCGGTTCGGCCATCAAGGGCGCGGTGACCGACGTCGGGGGTGATGAGATGTTGATGGCCGAAATGGTTGCCCGGGCCCTCCTCGGAGCAATGGACTACCAGGGCGACCTGTATGCGTTCTGGGTCCCCGGCGCGCCGCTGCTGGAAACCAGGCTGAGGGTGCTGAAGGCAGTCGTCGCCGACTATCCCCAGGTGCGACTGCACCTGGAACCGACAGATCACAGTCCGGCGAAGGTGCAGAGCCAGATGCAGGCCGTGCTCACCGCACATCCGAAGCAGGGCTCGATATCCGGAGTCTGGGGAGCCTATGACCAGATGACGTCGGGCGCCGTACAGGCGATCCAGCAGGCGAATCGTCCGGAGATCAAGGTTGCATCGATCGACGGCGATCGGACCACGTTCTCGATGCTGTACGCGCGTAACAGCCCGTTCGTGGCGACAGTGGTGCAGAACGCTCAGCGGATCGGGAGCCTTGGCGCCACCGCCGCCCTCGACGCCCGGCGTGGGGAGAAACCGCCGAAGGCAACCTTCACCACGGCCTGGGTTGCGACCCGCAACAATGGGATCGCAGCCGCCGAGGAACGCTACGGGCCGTCGATCTGGAAGAGGATCCGACTTGACCCCGACGACATCCGCCGGCGTTGGCCACAAGATCAACAAGTTGTGGTTCAGCAGCCTGTAGTGCCCTCCGACGAGGGCCGCTGA
- a CDS encoding carbohydrate ABC transporter permease, whose product MTAAVPTYLAGKDPAARRRSAVLPTVFMIIVVIYCATPLLWLLVSATKSNDGLFNSFGFWFADDVQPGRNLHDLFAYKDGIFIRWMLNTLLYSAVSAGLAAIFATIAGYTFSLFTFKGKNLCYVLILGSIMVPTTALAIPTYALFTQVGIVDTPTAVILPSLLSPFGFFLIKVYADSSISRSVVESARIDGASELRIFVSIAFRILMPAFVTVLLFAIVTAWNNYFVPLVMLNTEKLYTVVVGLAQINATANAGGGAQPLFNLVTIGSLVAIVPPIIAFILLQRYWESGLSSGSVNE is encoded by the coding sequence ATGACCGCCGCCGTCCCGACCTATCTCGCCGGCAAGGATCCGGCCGCCCGCCGTCGGTCCGCGGTACTGCCGACGGTGTTCATGATCATCGTCGTCATCTACTGCGCGACACCGCTGCTGTGGTTGCTGGTGTCGGCAACGAAGTCCAATGACGGCCTGTTCAATTCCTTCGGCTTCTGGTTCGCCGACGACGTCCAACCTGGCCGCAACCTGCACGACCTGTTCGCCTACAAGGACGGCATCTTCATCCGCTGGATGCTGAACACCCTGCTCTACTCGGCGGTCAGCGCCGGTCTGGCGGCGATCTTCGCCACCATTGCCGGCTACACGTTCTCGCTGTTCACCTTCAAGGGCAAGAACCTGTGCTACGTCCTGATCCTCGGTTCGATCATGGTCCCGACGACGGCCTTGGCGATCCCCACCTATGCGCTGTTCACCCAGGTGGGCATCGTGGACACGCCGACGGCCGTCATCCTGCCCTCACTGCTCAGCCCGTTCGGCTTCTTCCTGATCAAGGTCTACGCCGACAGCTCGATCTCCCGTAGCGTGGTGGAGAGCGCTCGGATCGACGGAGCGAGCGAACTGCGGATCTTCGTCAGTATCGCCTTCCGCATCCTGATGCCGGCCTTCGTGACGGTGCTGCTGTTCGCCATCGTGACCGCCTGGAACAACTACTTCGTCCCGTTGGTCATGCTGAACACCGAGAAGCTCTACACCGTCGTGGTCGGGCTGGCGCAGATCAATGCCACCGCGAACGCCGGCGGCGGTGCTCAACCGCTGTTCAACCTGGTCACCATCGGGTCGCTGGTGGCCATCGTTCCGCCGATCATCGCCTTCATCCTGCTGCAGCGCTACTGGGAGAGCGGCCTGTCCTCAGGATCGGTGAACGAGTGA
- a CDS encoding alpha-L-arabinofuranosidase C-terminal domain-containing protein — MGDRHAVVDIATSQQSSAYSADVFGHFIEHFHRQVYGGIFDPGSPLSDHRGFRQDVIEAVRDLAPSVVRWPGGCFVSDYHWLNGVGPQRRPHYDKAWRVTDPNSFGTREFVEWCRAIGAAPYICTNAGTGTAEEMSDWVEYCNLAAGAGRWSDLRQEHGDVDPLTVPYWSIGNENYGSWEIGAKTPDEWANLVRESAKMIRRVDPSVRLLTAARADLDWTLPLLQAAGPYVDMVSIHGYWDRLAQVDAPIDYLTAMSRSLQPQDDIQRTADIIGAAGYAGQIGIAFDEWNLRGWHHPDGTSAAAIAARDRNDDNSTYTMADAIFSASFLNACLRRSDVVKMANIAPTINTRGPLFVHPDGIVKRSTYHVLWMYAQLLGKRVLTSAAGSPELTSAGVPVIDQLATVDESGRRISLVLINKSPDAAVGCEVRIAGHRLDGVHAATVLDAPSTDSYNDIDHPDLVVPRTDKINFVDGRVLLAPHSVTVCQIDLPLPYPAGETDEVGLDGPWQLGLTGWSRNG; from the coding sequence ATGGGTGATCGGCACGCCGTCGTCGATATCGCAACATCGCAACAGAGCTCGGCCTATTCCGCCGATGTTTTCGGACACTTCATCGAGCACTTCCACCGCCAGGTCTATGGCGGCATCTTCGATCCCGGCTCACCCCTGAGTGATCATCGCGGGTTCCGCCAGGATGTGATCGAGGCGGTTCGTGATCTTGCCCCGTCGGTGGTGCGCTGGCCGGGCGGTTGCTTCGTCTCGGACTACCACTGGCTCAACGGTGTCGGCCCACAGCGGCGTCCGCATTACGACAAGGCATGGCGAGTGACCGACCCGAATTCCTTCGGGACTCGGGAATTCGTGGAGTGGTGTCGCGCCATCGGTGCAGCGCCGTACATCTGTACCAATGCGGGCACCGGCACGGCCGAGGAGATGAGCGACTGGGTCGAATACTGCAATCTGGCCGCGGGAGCGGGCCGGTGGAGCGATCTTCGCCAGGAACACGGCGACGTCGACCCGCTGACGGTGCCGTACTGGAGCATCGGCAACGAGAACTACGGATCCTGGGAGATCGGCGCCAAGACGCCGGACGAGTGGGCGAATCTGGTCCGCGAGTCGGCCAAGATGATCCGCCGGGTCGATCCGTCGGTCCGATTGCTGACCGCAGCGCGGGCCGATCTGGACTGGACACTTCCGCTGCTGCAGGCTGCCGGTCCGTATGTGGACATGGTCTCCATCCACGGCTACTGGGATCGGCTCGCCCAGGTGGATGCCCCGATCGACTACCTGACGGCGATGTCGCGCTCGCTGCAACCCCAGGACGATATCCAACGGACGGCCGACATCATCGGCGCAGCGGGTTACGCCGGACAGATCGGCATCGCCTTCGACGAGTGGAATCTGCGCGGCTGGCATCATCCCGACGGTACGTCCGCCGCAGCAATCGCCGCGCGCGACCGCAACGACGACAACAGCACCTACACGATGGCCGACGCGATCTTCTCGGCGTCCTTCTTGAATGCGTGCCTGCGCAGATCCGACGTCGTCAAGATGGCCAATATCGCGCCGACGATCAACACCCGCGGCCCGCTGTTCGTCCATCCCGACGGAATCGTCAAGCGCAGCACTTATCACGTGCTGTGGATGTACGCCCAGCTGCTCGGCAAACGCGTGCTGACCAGCGCTGCCGGGAGCCCGGAGCTGACGTCGGCCGGCGTACCCGTCATCGATCAGCTGGCCACCGTCGACGAGAGCGGTCGTCGGATCAGTCTGGTGTTGATCAACAAGTCTCCGGACGCCGCGGTCGGATGCGAGGTCAGGATCGCCGGGCATCGGTTGGACGGCGTGCACGCCGCGACGGTGCTGGACGCCCCGTCGACCGACAGCTACAACGACATCGATCATCCCGACCTGGTCGTGCCACGTACCGACAAGATCAACTTCGTCGATGGCCGTGTCCTGCTCGCGCCCCACTCGGTGACCGTCTGCCAGATCGATCTGCCGCTCCCGTATCCGGCAGGCGAAACCGACGAGGTCGGACTCGACGGGCCGTGGCAGCTCGGGCTGACGGGATGGAGTCGGAACGGCTGA